DNA from Desulfitobacterium chlororespirans DSM 11544:
CGGGAGAGATAATTCCCAGCACACCAAGTGTCAACAGACCGGAATTAAAGCCCACCGTAAAGCGAAAGTTATTTTCGATCCTTCTGATCAGCAACGAGCTTAACCGGCGCAGGGCAACAATGGATTCTAAATTGCCCTGGGTTAAAACCACATCGGCAATATCCCGGGCAATATCCGCGCCGTTTTTCATGGCAATCCCTACATTTGCTGAGGAAAGGGCCGGTGAATCATTGATTCCGTCTCCCAGCATCATGACTCTTCTGCCTTGCCGCCGCAGCGAATTAATATAGTCGGCTTTTTCCGCCGGCAGCACCTGGGAACGATAGTCATCGGCATCAATCGTCCGGGCGATGGCCTGAGCCGCTTTCTCACTATCTCCGGTGAGAAGGGCGATATGATGGATGCCCAGAGCCCTCAGCTCGCCAACCATCCCGGCTGCTTCAGGCCGGATCGGATCTTCGATGCAGAGCATTCCCGCCAGTTTGCCCCCTACGGCCAGGAACAGCAAAGAGTACTCTTCCGCCTTCTTATCGATAATCTCTTGCTCGGCGGCGGTTACCTCTACCTTTTCATCCTCAAAAACGAAATGCCCGCTGCCGATGACGACACGCTTGTCCTCCACATACGAGGCAATCCCATGGGCCACAATGTACTCCACATTGGCATGCATTTCCCTGTGCTTTAGGTTCTTTTCATTGGCTTTGGCCACCACAGCAGCCGCTACCGAATGGGGGAAGTGCTCCTCCAGACAGGCCGCCAAACGGAGAACCCGGTCACGCCGATACCCGCCAAAACCGATCACGTCAACCACATAAGGCTTGGCTTCGGTCAGGGTTCCGGTTTTATCGAAGACGATGGTATCGACCAAAGCTGCTTCTTCAAGGAATTTTCCGCCTTTGATGACGAAACCGTGCTGAGTTCCTTCCCGCATCGCTGTTAAAATAGCGATGGGCGTCGTCATCTTCAGGGCACAGGAGTAATCCACCATGAGAGCCGCCGAAGCCAGGGCCACACTTCTGGTCGCCAGATAAACGCCTCCGGCGATCAGAAAACTGTAGGGCACGATAGCATCAGCCATGTTTTCGATTTTTGACTGTACCGCCGCTTTCAGTCCCTCGGATTCGTCAATAAGCTTTATGATCTGATTCAGTTTTGTTTCACTCTCTAAGGCGGTTACCCCGATCAGCAGCTCCCCTTCTTCAATGACCGTGCCCGCATAAACCGTATCCCCTGGGATACGTCTCTGTACGAGAGACTCCCCGGTCATGGTGGATTGATTGACCATAGCCTCCCCTTGAACGACCACACCGTCCACGGGGATATAGCTGCCCATTCTGGCCACCACCTGCTCGCCGATGGCAATATCCTTCAGGCTGACCAGACTTTCCTGCCCATTGCGTCTGACCCAGGCGGAATTCACTCGCAAGGCCAGGCCTTTGGCCAGATCATCCCGGGATTTCTTGTGGGTCCATTCCTCCAGCAGATTGCCCACGGAAAGAAAAAACATGACACTGCCTGAAGTGTCATAATCTTTCTTTAAAATGGAGACGCTGATTGCCGCGGCATCCAACACGTCCACATTGAGCTTCTCTCTGCTCCAAAGCTGCTTAACCGCCTTCGAGACATAGGGTAGGGCTCCTTTCACCATCCAGAAAGCCTTCAATCCCGACGGCATATAGAGCTTTGTCAGGACCCTTTTGC
Protein-coding regions in this window:
- a CDS encoding heavy metal translocating P-type ATPase, translated to MNYTISHDIPGRIRFKFPGGGFSQQETAALCHSLAKHSFIHKVQPYRLSSSLAVNYEEGCREGVIEAVAALKRAELKDYELPMGEVPYNDYADQYLNQLVYMIGKRVLTKLYMPSGLKAFWMVKGALPYVSKAVKQLWSREKLNVDVLDAAAISVSILKKDYDTSGSVMFFLSVGNLLEEWTHKKSRDDLAKGLALRVNSAWVRRNGQESLVSLKDIAIGEQVVARMGSYIPVDGVVVQGEAMVNQSTMTGESLVQRRIPGDTVYAGTVIEEGELLIGVTALESETKLNQIIKLIDESEGLKAAVQSKIENMADAIVPYSFLIAGGVYLATRSVALASAALMVDYSCALKMTTPIAILTAMREGTQHGFVIKGGKFLEEAALVDTIVFDKTGTLTEAKPYVVDVIGFGGYRRDRVLRLAACLEEHFPHSVAAAVVAKANEKNLKHREMHANVEYIVAHGIASYVEDKRVVIGSGHFVFEDEKVEVTAAEQEIIDKKAEEYSLLFLAVGGKLAGMLCIEDPIRPEAAGMVGELRALGIHHIALLTGDSEKAAQAIARTIDADDYRSQVLPAEKADYINSLRRQGRRVMMLGDGINDSPALSSANVGIAMKNGADIARDIADVVLTQGNLESIVALRRLSSLLIRRIENNFRFTVGFNSGLLTLGVLGIISPGSSALLHNLSTVATGVSSMRNYLQEV